In one window of Camelus bactrianus isolate YW-2024 breed Bactrian camel chromosome 13, ASM4877302v1, whole genome shotgun sequence DNA:
- the KDF1 gene encoding keratinocyte differentiation factor 1 produces MPRPGHPRPSSGPPRLGPWERPTELCLETYDEPSRAPPSRRTRRPDPKDPGHYGPESLTFISSSTEPAAEPPTCCLLWQPWVWDWCRAAFCFRRCRNCLQRCGACVRGCSPCLSAGDSPEGAAEANWAKEHNGVPPSPDCAPPRQRDGQRLKSNMGSSFSYPDVKLKGIPVYPYRSATSPAPDADSCCKEPLAEPPPMRHSLPSTLASSPRGSEEYYSFHESDLDLPEIGSGSMSSREIDVLIFKKLTELFSVHQIDELAKCTSDTVFLEKTSKISDLISSITQDYHLDEQDAEGRLVRGIIRISTRKSRTRPQTTEGRSTRAAAPAAAAPDSGHETMVGSGLSQDELTVQISQETTADAIARKLRPYGAPGYPASHDSSFQGTDTDSSGAPLLHVYC; encoded by the exons ATGCCTCGACCGGGACACCCTCGCCCATCATCTGGGCCCCCACGCTTGGGACCCTGGGAGCGGCCAACAGAGCTATGCTTGGAGACATACGATGAGCCATCCAGGGCCCCACCAAGCCGCCGCACCCGCAGGCCAGACCCCAAAGACCCTGGCCACTATGGGCCCGAGAGCCTTACCTTCATCTCTAGCTCTACTGAGCCAGCTGCTGAACCCCCAACCTGCTGCCTGCTCTGGCAACCCTGGGTGTGGGACTGGTGCCGGGCTGCCTTCTGCTTCCGCCGCTGCCGGAATTGCCTCCAGCGCTGTGGAGCCTGTGTGCGGGGCTGCAGCCCCTGCTTGTCTGCTGGGGACTCCCCTGAGGGGGCTGCTGAAGCCAATTGGGCCAAGGAGCACAATGGAGTGCCCCCCAGCCCTGACTGCGCCCCTCCCAGACAGCGGGATGGCCAGCGGCTCAAGTCAAACATGGGTAGCAGCTTCAGCTACCCTGATGTCAAGCTCAAAGGCATCCCTGTGTATCCCTACCGCAGcgccacctccccagcccccgaTGCGGACTCCTGCTGCAAGGAGCCACTGGCCGAACCCCCACCCATGAGGCACAGCCTGCCCAGCACCCTTGCCAGCAGCCCCCGTGGCTCTGAGGAATACTACTCCTTCCACGAGTCGGACCTGGACCTGCCTGAGATAGGCAGTGGCTCCATGTCCAGCCGAGAGATCGATGTGCTCATCTTCAAGAAGCTCACAGAGCTGTTCAGCGTACATCAGATCGACGAGCTGGCCAAGTGCACCTCAGACACTGTGTTCCTGGAGAAGACCAGTAAGATCTCGGACCTTATCAGCAGCATCACCCAGGACTACCACCTGGATGAGCAAGATGCTGAGGGCCGCCTGGTACGCGGCATCATTCGCATCAGCACCCGAAAGAGCCGCACCCGCCCGCAAACCACAGAGGGGCGCTCAACCCGGGCCGCTGCCCCTGCCGCCGCTGCCCCTGACAGCGGCCATGAGACCATGGTGGGCTCAGGGCTCAGCCAGGATG AACTCACAGTGCAGATCTCCCAGGAGACGACCGCAGATGCCATCGCCAGGAAGCTGAGGCCTTATGGAGCCCCAG gATACCCTGCCAGCCACGACTCATCTTTCCAGGGCACTGACACAGACTCTTCAGGAGCACCACTGCTCCACGTGTACTGCTAA